From Lycium ferocissimum isolate CSIRO_LF1 chromosome 12, AGI_CSIRO_Lferr_CH_V1, whole genome shotgun sequence, one genomic window encodes:
- the LOC132039194 gene encoding uncharacterized protein LOC132039194 produces the protein MIRSVNSDSAGERVFPRIFALLALVRDGRLGSCSRLGSGTRVREAKGVKGASRLRVGSWNIGTLSGKSIELVKILKKRRINIACVQETKWVGPKAKDVDGYKLWFSGKLRYRNGVGILVDSELRDQVVECYAPRSGFGRGGKKALWEDLDEVVVSIRLREKLFIGRDLNGHIGSVSRGYDEVHGGFDFGDKNGGRVSLLDFAKAFGLMVSNSSFPKKEEHLVTFRSSVAVTQIDFLLLRKDDKGLCKDYKVIPSENLTTQHKLLVMDLEIRRKKKKKKVVDGHRPRD, from the exons ATGATTCGATCGGTGAACAGTGATTCGGCCGGTGAACGAGTATTTCCC CGTATATTTGCTTTACTGGCTTTGGTGAGGGATGGTAGACTAGGGTCATGTTCTCGGTTGGGATCGGGGACTAGGGTTAGGGAGGCTAAGGGGGTTAAGGGAGCTTCTAGGTTGAGAGTAGGGTCTTGGAATATTGGGACTTTATCGGGAAAGTCCATAGAGTTAGTTAAGATTCTTAAAAAGAggaggattaatatagcttgtgTACAAGAGACTAAATGGGTAGGACCTAAAGCTAAGGATGTGGACGGGTACAAGCTTTGGTTCTCGGGCAAGTTGAGGTATAGGAATGGGGTAGGGATCTTAGTAGATAGTGAGCTTAGAGATCAGGTGGTAGAG tgctACGCGCCACGAAGTGGGTTTGGACGAGGAGGTAAAAAGGCGCTTTGGGAGGACTTGGATGAAGTGGTGGTAAGTATACGCCTGCGAGAGAAGTTATTCATAGGAAGAGATTTGAATGGGCACATTGGGTCTGTTTCGAGGGGTTATGACGAGGTGCATGGAGGATTTGACTTTGGGGACAAGAATGGTGGAAGAGTCTCACTCCTGGATTTCGCAAAAGCCTTTGGATTGATGGTATCCAACTCGAGTTTTCCGAAGAAGGAggagcacttggtaacctttCGTAGCTCGGTGGCTGTGACGCAAATAGACTTTTTGCTTCTTAGAAAAGATGATAAAGGCCTCTGTAAGGACTACAAGGTCATACCGAGTGAGAATCTTACAACCCAACATAAGCTATTAGTGATGGATTTGGAgataagaaggaagaagaagaagaagaaggtcgTGGATGGCCACCGACCGAGGGATTAA
- the LOC132041161 gene encoding transmembrane 9 superfamily member 9-like yields MEVVRPQLLIHGWISVFVLLCLFSFEAQCFYLPGVAPQDFLKGDPLMVKVNKLTSTKTQLPYSYYSLPYCTPKQIVDSAENLGEVLRGDRIENSPYEFRMREPQMCNVVCRTVLNAKTAKELKEKIEDEYRVNMILDNLPLVMPIKRPDLDTTVYQHGFHVGLKGQYAGSKEEKHFIHNHLIFTVKFHKDPQTDAARVVGFEVRPFSVKHEYDGEWNGKNRLTTCDPHAKRTVTSSDSPQEVEDKKEIIFTYDVEFEESDIKWASRWDTYLLMADDQIHWFSIVNSLMIVLFLSGMVAMIMLRTLYRDISKYNQLETQEEAQEETGWKLVHGDVFRPPINSDLLCVYVGTGVQFFGMTVVTMTFAVLGFLSPSNRGGLMTAMLLLWAFMGVFAGYASARLYKMFKGSEWKKITLKTALMFPGVVFILFFVLNALIWGEKSSGAVPFGTMFALVFLWFGIAVPLVFVGSYVGFKKPAIEDPVKTNKIPRQVPEQAWYMNPVFSILIGGILPFGAVFIELFFILTSIWLQQFYYIFGFLFIVFVILIVTCAEITIVLCYFQLCSEDYLWWWRSYLTSGSSALYLFLYAAFYFFTKLEITKPVSGMLYFGYMLIASYAFFVLTGTIGFYACFWFTRLIYSSVKID; encoded by the exons atgGAGGTCGTAAGGCCTCAGTTGTTGATTCATGGATGGATCTCGGTTTTCGTGTTGCTTTGTTTGTTTTCATTTGAAGCTCAATGTTTCTATCTACCAGGTGTTGCTCCTCAGGATTTCCTCAAG GGTGACCCTCTGATGGTGAAAGTCAACAAGTTGACCTCTACAAAAACACAGCTTCCTTATTCCTATTATTCTCTTCCTTACTGCACTCCAAAACAAATTGTTGACAGTGCAGAGAATCTTGGTGAAGTTCTTCGTGGTGACCGTATTGAGAATTCCCCTTATGAG TTCCGTATGAGAGAACCACAGATGTGCAATGTTGTGTGCCGTACTGTTCTTAATGCAAAAACTGCAAAAGAGTTAAAGGAGAAGATTGAAGATGAGTATCGGGTCAACAT GATTTTGGATAATCTTCCTCTTGTTATGCCCATAAAAAGGCCTGATCTGGACACTACAGTCTATCAGCATGGTTTTCATGTTGGTCTAAAGGGACAATATGCTGGA AGCAAGGAGGAGAAGCATTTTATCCATAATCATCTGATTTTCACCGTCAAGTTTCACAAGGATCCACAAACTGATGCTGCGAGAGTGGTAGGATTTGAAGTGAGGCCATTCAG TGTGAAACACGAATACGATGGGGAATGGAATGGCAAAAACCGATTGACCACTTGTGATCCCCATGCCAAGCGTACTGTTACAAGTTCTGATTCTCCCCAAGAGGTTGAAGATAAGAAGGAAATCATCTTCACATATGATGTTGAATTTGAG GAAAGTGATATCAAGTGGGCATCAAGATGGGATACATATCTTTTAATGGCTGATGATCAGATCCACTGGTTTTCAATTGTTAACTCTTTGATGATTGTTCTTTTCCTCTCGGGCATGGTAGCAATGATTATGTTGAGGACCCTATACCGTGACATCTCCAAGTACAATCAGTTAGAGACCCAGGAAGAGGCTCAAGAAGAAACAGGATGGAAATTGGTCCATGGGGATGTTTTTAGGCCTCCAATTAACTCCGATCTGTTGTGTGTTTATGTTGGAACTGGTGTTCAGTTCTTTGGAATGACAGTAGTCACAATGACGTTCGCTGTCCTTGGATTCTTATCCCCTTCAAATCGCGGAGGATTAATGACAGCAATGTTGCTTCTCTGGGCATTCATGGGTGTTTTTGCTGGTTATGCTTCAGCCCGCCTTTACAAGATGTTCAAAGGATCTGAGTGGAAGAAAATTACTCTCAAGACAGCACTCATGTTCCCTGGAGttgttttcattcttttcttcgtGTTGAATGCTCTAATTTGGGGAGAGAAATCATCTGGGGCAGTGCCATTTGGAACCATGTTTGCattagttttcttgtggtttgGCATCGCAGTACCACTCGTTTTTGTTGGCAGTTATGTTGGTTTTAAGAAGCCAGCTATTGAGGATCCTGTGAAAACAAATAAGATCCCTCGACAGGTACCGGAGCAAGCCTGGTACATGAATCCAGTTTTCTCTATCCTTATCGGTGGCATACTCCCATTTGGAGCTGTATTTATTGAGCTATTCTTCATCCTCACCTCAATCTGGTTGCAGCAGTTCTACTACATATTTGGTTTCCTCTTCATTGTGTTCGTCATCCTTATCGTCACCTGTGCCGAGATTACCATTGTGCTCTGCTATTTCCAGCTATGCAGTGAGGACTACCTTTGGTGGTGGAGATCATACCTCACTTCAGGATCATCGGCTCTCTACCTATTCCTTTATGCAGCATTCTATTTCTTCACAAAGCTTGAGATCACAAAGCCCGTATCTGGTATGCTGTACTTCGGCTACATGTTGATTGCATCATATGCTTTCTTTGTCTTGACTGGCACAATTGGGTTCTACGCTTGCTTCTGGTTCACGAGGCTCATCTACTCATCAGTGAAGATCGACTAA
- the LOC132041160 gene encoding probable cyclic nucleotide-gated ion channel 5, translating into MFDCGSKSQYLGGQREKFVRLDDLDSRLSSPSASLTTNTCGFNIEGLKRSSHATSSPSRSFKRGVKKGSEGLKSIGRSLGFGVSRAVFPEDLKVSEKKIFDPQDKFLLLWNKLFVVSCILAVSVDPLFFYLPVFDNKSNCLQIDRKLSAIATTLRSVIDAFYLIHMVLQFRTAYIAPSSRVFGRGELVIDPAQIAKRYLRFYFIIDFLAVLPLPQIVVWRFLQSSTGSDVLATKQALLYIILLQYIPRFVRVIPLTSELKRTTGVFAETAWAGAAAYLLLYMLASHIVGSFWYLLSVERYDTCWQRACKNNSTCNTNFLYCGNQYMTGYNTWSNISDKVLNDACPANSGDDSPFDFGIFDQALSSGIIYSMKFVSKYCYCLWWGLQNLSTLGQGLETSTYPGESIFSIGLAILGLILFALLIGNMQTYLQSLTIRLEEMRVKRRDSEQWMHHRLLPQDLRERVRRYDQYKWQETRGVDEENIVQSLPKDLRRDIKRHLCLALVKRVPLFENMDERLLDAICERLKPCLYIENTYIVREGDPVDEMLFIIRGRLESVTTDGGRSGFFNRGLLKEGDFCGEELLTWALDPKSGSNLPSSTRTVKALTEVEAFALTADELKFVASQFRRLHSRQVQHTFRFYSQQWRTWAACFIQAAWRRYTKRKLMELQRKEEEEAEALAAASGNSSGATYSIRATFLASKFAANALRGVHRNRNLKSARELVKLQKPPEPDFSADAD; encoded by the exons ATGTTCGACTGTGGTTCCAAGTCCCAATATCTTGGGGGGCAGCGGGAGAAGTTTGTAAG GTTGGATGACTTGGATTCGAGACTATCCTCTCCTTCCGCATCACTAACAACAAATACATGTGGCTTCAACATTGAGGGTTTAAAACGTTCAAGCCATGCGACTAGCAGTCCGTCAAGGTCTTTTAAGAGAGGAGTGAAAAAAGGTTCTGAAGGACTTAAATCAATTGGTCGATCACTCGGCTTTGGTGTCTCTCGGGCTGTATTCCCTGAAGATCTGAAAGTTTCAGAGAAGAAGATTTTCGACCCTCAAGATAAATTCCTTCTCTTATGGAACAAGCTGTTTGTTGTATCATGCATTCTAGCGGTGTCTGTGGATCCACTGTTTTTCTACCTTCCGGTTTTTGATAATAAGTCGAATTGCCTTCAGATTGATAGGAAGCTATCTGCCATAGCCACTACCCTACGTTCAGTGATCGATGCTTTCTATCTTATTCACATGGTTCTTCAGTTTCGCACGGCTTATATTGCACCGTCATCTCGAGTTTTTGGACGGGGTGAACTTGTAATAGATCCTGCACAGATTGCTAAAAGATACTTGCGGTTCTATTTTATCATCGATTTTCTTGCCGTGCTACCCTTGCCTCAG ATTGTGGTGTGGAGATTCTTGCAGAGCTCAACAGGTTCTGATGTCCTAGCTACAAAGCAAGCTTTGCTTTACATAATCTTGCTTCAGTACATTCCCAGATTTGTCAGAGTTATACCTTTAACTTCGGAACTGAAAAGAACTACTGGTGTTTTTGCTGAAACCGCATGGGCTGGTGCTGCTGCCTATTTGCTATTGTACATGCTTGCTAGTCAT ATAGTTGGGTCTTTTTGGTACTTGCTATCTGTGGAACGATACGATACATGCTGGCAGCGAGCTTGTAAAAACAATTCAACATGCAACACTAATTTCTTGTACTGTGGCAATCAGTACATGACGGGTTACAATACTTGGAGCAACATAAGCGACAAAGTTTTAAACGATGCTTGCCCTGCAAATAGTGGTGACGACTCACCATTTGATTTCGGGATTTTCGATCAGGCTTTGTCGTCTGGCATCATTTACTCCATGAAATTTGTGTctaaatattgttattgtttgtgGTGGGGGCTGCAGAACTTGAG TACCCTTGGACAAGGACTTGAAACTAGCACATATCCCGGGGAGTCTATATTCTCTATAGGATTGGCTATACTTGGGCTCATTCTCTTTGCATTATTGATTGGTAACATGCAG ACGTATCTACAATCTCTTACTATTCGACTCGAAGAGATGAGAGTTAAAAGGCGTGACTCAGAACAGTGGATGCATCATCGGTTGCTCCCACAAGATCTCCGAGAACGGGTTAGGCGCTATGATCAGTATAAGTGGCAGGAAACTCGTGGAGTGGATGAAGAGAATATAGTCCAGAGCTTGCCCAAGGATCTTAGGAGGGATATCAAGCGTCATCTTTGTTTGGCTTTAGTGAAGAGG GTTCCTTTATTTGAGAACATGGATGAAAGGTTACTTGATGCTATTTGTGAGCGTCTGAAACCCTGTTTATATATCGAGAATACTTATATTGTTCGAGAAGGAGATCCAGTGGATGAGATGCTCTTCATCATACGAGGTCGCCTCGAAAGCGTGACAACCGATGGTGGGAGAAGTGGTTTCTTCAATCGCGGTTTGTTGAAAGAAGGCGACTTTTGTGGAGAGGAACTTCTAACGTGGGCACTAGACCCGAAATCCGGCTCTAACCTCCCCTCTTCTACTCGTACGGTGAAAGCTCTGACGGAAGTCGAGGCTTTTGCTCTAACAGCAGACGAGTTGAAATTCGTCGCCAGTCAGTTCAGACGACTTCACAGTAGGCAGGTTCAGCACACCTTCCGGTTCTACTCGCAGCAATGGAGAACTTGGGCTGCTTGCTTTATCCAAGCAGCATGGAGGCGGTACACCAAGCGGAAACTAATGGAGCTCCAAcggaaggaagaagaagaagccgaGGCATTGGCTGCAGCTAGTGGCAATTCTAGTGGCGCTACTTATAGTATCCGTGCAACGTTCTTGGCATCAAAGTTTGCAGCAAATGCTCTCCGAGGCGTTCATAGGAATCGAAATCTCAAGAGTGCTAGGGAGTTGGTGAAGCTGCAAAAGCCTCCAGAGCCAGATTTCAGTGCAGATGCAGATTGA
- the LOC132039708 gene encoding 1-acyl-sn-glycerol-3-phosphate acyltransferase BAT2, chloroplastic, producing the protein MEISFYHSKFNNFHLLQSWKKQGKLPLLPSPHPQLTASRGNYSCCSSLRQSIWRNTKLYAVPGCTTLGTSRQACVSLHSFSQEKKYNTGYGNNSFYRQYRSLRRIIARSELANTSSAGAAYPLSDLELRSKVRAIGFYTVTALSSIFLFLLMLVQHPFVLLFDRYRRRAHHLVAKTWATLTITPFYSVEFEGLENLPSPDTPAVYVSNHQSFLDIYTLLTLGRSFKFISKTAIFLFPIIGWAMYLMGLIPLRRMDSRSQLECLKRCIDLIKKGASVFFFPEGTRSKDGKLGPFKKGAFSVAAKTGVPLVPITITGTGRIMPAGLEGRVYPGLVKVVVHRPLKGNDSDVLCSEARNVIKDVLVHQG; encoded by the exons CAATTGACTGCTAGCCGTGGAAACTACTCCTGTTGCTCTTCTTTAAGGCAATCAATCTGGAGGAATACAAAATTAT ATGCAGTCCCAGGCTGTACAACTTTGGGCACAAGTAGACAAGCATGTGtctcccttcattctttctcccAAGAAAAGAAGTATAATACCGGTTATGGAAATAATAGCTTTTATAGACAATATAGATCATTGAGACGCATTATTGCTAGGTCCGAACTTGCTAATACTAGCTCAGCTGGTGCTGCTTATCCACTGTCAG ATCTAGAACTGAGGTCAAAAGTAAGAGCGATTGGCTTTTACACTGTCACTGCTTTGTCTTCCATCTTTTTGTTCTTGCTCATGCTTGTGCAACATCCTTTTGTACTGTTGTTTGATCGATACCGTAGAAGGGCTCACCATCTTGTTGCCAAGACATGGGCAACCTTGACCATTACTCCATTTTATAGCGTCGAGTTTGAGGGCTTGGAGAATCTTCCTTCTCCAGATACTCCTGCAGTATATGTGTCCAACCATCAGAGCTTTCTGGACATATATACATTACTTACTCTTGGGAGAAGTTTCAAGTTCATCAGCAAAACTGCAATTTTCCTATTTCCTATAATTGGATGGGCCATGTATCTGATGGGTCTGATTCCATTAAGGCGCATGGACAGCAGAAGTCAATTG GAATGTCTCAAGCGTTGCATAGATCTAATCAAGAAGGGGGCATCTGTCTTTTTCTTCCCTGAGGGTACTCGGAGTAAAGATGGAAAGTTAGGCCCTTTCAAG AAAGGTGCCTTTAGCGTTGCTGCCAAAACCGGAGTGCCTCTGGTTCCAATTACTATTACCGGCACAGGCAGAATAATGCCAGCAGGGCTGGAGGGTAGAGTATATCCAGGATTAGTTAAAGTTGTTGTCCACCGGCCTTTAAAAGGTAATGATTCAGATGTGTTGTGTAGCGAAGCCAGGAATGTGATAAAGGATGTGCTCGTTCATCAAGGCTGA